A genomic stretch from Deinococcus cellulosilyticus NBRC 106333 = KACC 11606 includes:
- a CDS encoding AAA family ATPase, translating into MPGYEETAYLRKLHLKNIRLFKDLQLDFVHEGAPRMRTLIIGQNGTGKTTLLRTIALAYADVREARLLVDLHNGHFTGSGGLGQITAETFRGTSITFNLEREKNHDLIRAGYGMSFDRERPGEFVVGYGVSRSSSEKSSRTSSQYEVSGATRTLFEAGSGLADPELTLRRIQDFYGKQKYTSFMTGIQKALGLPRGAKLVINKGGGVFIEQPRGEKIPLEGWADGYRLTFQWVIDVYAWALNHEKFDHSQEISGLLLIDEIEQHLHPRLQYSLMQNLSVLFPKMQIIATTHSPIVTLGVDPSEVVVLKHISPSEVTVAEAPDYRLSTLEDLVESEQMFDTEIYSSHLKAISDEYDDLVSKSEKQRTPQDLHRMNLLATQMQSEDPDDLILKELRKLEQTLRQERKND; encoded by the coding sequence ATGCCAGGGTACGAAGAAACCGCTTATCTCCGAAAATTGCACTTGAAAAACATTCGTCTCTTTAAAGACCTGCAACTTGATTTCGTTCATGAAGGTGCCCCCAGAATGCGCACCCTGATCATTGGACAGAATGGCACAGGCAAAACCACCCTGCTGCGCACCATTGCCCTTGCCTATGCAGACGTTCGGGAAGCCAGGCTCCTGGTGGATCTGCACAATGGGCATTTCACAGGGTCTGGTGGGCTCGGGCAGATCACTGCGGAAACCTTTCGTGGCACATCCATCACATTTAATCTTGAACGAGAAAAAAACCATGACCTGATCCGGGCTGGATATGGAATGTCCTTTGATCGAGAAAGGCCTGGAGAATTTGTTGTTGGCTATGGAGTTTCCCGTTCAAGCTCCGAAAAATCAAGCCGAACCAGCAGCCAGTATGAAGTTTCAGGGGCCACCCGAACCCTGTTTGAAGCTGGCAGCGGTCTGGCCGATCCAGAATTGACCCTGAGACGCATCCAGGATTTTTATGGAAAGCAAAAATACACCTCTTTCATGACTGGCATTCAAAAGGCTCTGGGATTGCCACGTGGTGCAAAACTGGTGATCAACAAAGGTGGAGGTGTATTCATCGAGCAGCCCAGAGGAGAAAAAATTCCACTGGAAGGCTGGGCGGATGGGTACCGCCTGACTTTCCAGTGGGTGATTGATGTTTATGCCTGGGCACTCAACCATGAAAAGTTTGACCACTCTCAGGAAATCAGTGGACTGTTGCTGATTGACGAAATTGAACAACACCTGCACCCCAGACTGCAGTACAGCCTCATGCAGAATCTGTCTGTTCTGTTTCCAAAGATGCAGATCATTGCGACCACCCACAGTCCCATCGTGACTCTGGGTGTGGACCCCAGTGAGGTGGTGGTGCTGAAACACATTTCTCCATCTGAAGTCACTGTGGCAGAAGCCCCGGATTATCGACTGTCCACCCTTGAAGATCTGGTGGAAAGTGAACAGATGTTCGACACAGAAATCTACAGCTCACACCTGAAAGCCATTTCTGATGAATACGATGACCTGGTCAGCAAAAGTGAGAAACAGAGAACCCCTCAGGACCTTCATCGCATGAACTTGCTTGCCACCCAGATGCAATCTGAAGACCCCGACGACCTGATTCTCAAGGAACTCAGAAAGCTGGAACAAACCCTCCGGCAGGAACGCAAAAATGATTGA
- a CDS encoding PucR family transcriptional regulator: MLPTLQEILNLPAFRKAEVLCGFSQLNQVVTWVHVSEVLDAHRFLSGGELLLTTGVELARAKPQEQANFITSLAQGGAHGLIIELVQWMKEVPQDVLAAARLYDFPLMVFKEEVRYADLTRAAHQRILQPHRETTLEGNPIIEALVETGRHTQFLADQLGPILSLPSRPRSSLLSTLQTLLNHQFNIAEAARILGVRRQTIYYRLEQLRGMLGDLDSPKRQLYLQVALEVLVLEPTDFDTLSLVRQENKKIL; encoded by the coding sequence ATGCTCCCCACCCTGCAGGAAATTCTCAACCTTCCAGCGTTCCGCAAAGCAGAAGTGCTGTGTGGGTTCAGTCAGCTGAATCAGGTGGTGACCTGGGTGCACGTCAGTGAAGTGCTGGATGCGCACAGGTTCCTGTCTGGTGGGGAACTCCTGCTGACCACCGGGGTGGAACTGGCCCGTGCAAAACCCCAGGAGCAGGCGAACTTCATCACCTCTCTGGCGCAGGGGGGAGCCCATGGGCTGATCATCGAACTGGTGCAGTGGATGAAGGAGGTCCCGCAGGATGTCCTTGCTGCAGCCCGACTCTATGATTTTCCCCTGATGGTCTTTAAGGAAGAAGTGCGTTATGCAGACCTCACCCGAGCAGCCCACCAGAGAATTTTGCAGCCCCACAGGGAAACCACCCTGGAAGGCAACCCCATCATTGAAGCCCTGGTTGAAACGGGCCGCCACACGCAATTTCTGGCCGATCAGCTGGGACCCATCCTGAGCCTGCCCAGCCGTCCCAGAAGTTCCCTTTTAAGCACCCTGCAGACCCTGCTAAACCACCAGTTCAACATTGCAGAAGCCGCCCGCATTCTCGGGGTCAGAAGACAGACCATTTATTACCGTCTGGAACAGCTGAGAGGCATGCTGGGAGATCTGGATTCCCCAAAAAGACAGCTTTACTTGCAAGTTGCACTGGAAGTGCTGGTGCTGGAACCCACAGATTTTGACACTCTGTCTCTTGTGAGGCAGGAAAACAAAAAAATACTATAG
- a CDS encoding aminotransferase class III-fold pyridoxal phosphate-dependent enzyme, with protein sequence MDSKEVIQQNRDYTLFSWSVQSQANPIHIAGGKGAYFFDGDGNHWLDFSSQLININVGHQHPKVLEAIKKQVDELCFAAPAFASKPRGELGKRLAEVTGLAKSFFTLGGSEANENAMKIARLVTGRDKIITRYRSYHGATMGSMTASGDPRRWPVEPGIPGIVRVFDPYCYRCPFGKQPDWCHRECVSHIEEVIQMEGPHTIAAIMVEGITGSNGLLVPPDDYYPKLRALCDKYGILLIDDEVMSGFGRTGTYLATQHYGIKPDIVTCAKGLTSGYMPLGAVIVSDRIAQHFENTMLWGGLTYSSHPVSCAAAIANLDVYEEERIFDNVNSLGHHLGQRLEAMKEKFACVGDVRYIGLFSVLELVKNKETREPLAPFNGSSPEMQKLAAYLKSKHIYAFVRFNMVWVCPPLVISQEDLDKGLDVYEEALALVDEMIQAPAAD encoded by the coding sequence ATGGACAGCAAGGAAGTCATCCAGCAGAACCGTGATTACACCCTGTTCTCCTGGTCGGTGCAGAGCCAGGCCAACCCCATCCACATTGCTGGAGGCAAAGGAGCCTACTTTTTTGATGGGGATGGCAACCACTGGCTGGATTTCAGTTCTCAACTGATCAACATCAACGTGGGGCACCAGCATCCCAAAGTGCTGGAGGCCATCAAGAAGCAGGTGGATGAACTGTGCTTTGCAGCCCCTGCTTTTGCCAGCAAACCCAGAGGGGAACTCGGCAAGAGACTTGCAGAAGTGACTGGCCTTGCCAAGAGTTTTTTCACCCTCGGAGGCAGTGAGGCCAACGAGAACGCCATGAAGATCGCCCGTCTGGTGACCGGCAGGGACAAGATCATCACCCGTTACCGCAGTTACCACGGGGCAACGATGGGGTCCATGACGGCTTCGGGTGATCCGAGACGCTGGCCTGTGGAGCCGGGAATTCCCGGAATTGTGCGCGTGTTTGATCCTTACTGTTACCGCTGCCCTTTCGGGAAGCAACCCGACTGGTGCCACCGGGAGTGCGTGAGCCACATTGAAGAGGTCATCCAGATGGAAGGCCCCCACACCATTGCAGCCATCATGGTGGAAGGCATCACAGGATCGAACGGTCTGCTGGTTCCCCCCGATGATTACTACCCCAAATTGCGCGCCCTGTGCGACAAATACGGCATCCTCCTCATCGACGATGAGGTGATGAGCGGATTTGGCCGCACTGGAACCTACCTTGCCACCCAGCACTACGGCATCAAGCCAGACATCGTGACCTGTGCCAAAGGCCTGACCTCCGGGTACATGCCCCTCGGTGCTGTGATTGTCTCGGACAGAATTGCACAGCATTTTGAGAACACCATGCTGTGGGGCGGCCTGACCTACTCCAGTCACCCGGTGAGCTGCGCTGCTGCCATTGCCAACCTCGATGTGTACGAAGAGGAACGCATTTTCGACAACGTGAACAGTCTGGGCCACCACCTTGGGCAGCGTCTCGAAGCCATGAAAGAGAAGTTCGCGTGTGTGGGGGATGTGCGCTACATTGGCCTCTTCAGCGTGCTGGAACTCGTCAAGAACAAGGAAACCCGTGAACCTCTGGCCCCTTTCAATGGCAGTTCTCCAGAAATGCAGAAACTGGCCGCTTACCTGAAAAGCAAACACATCTATGCCTTCGTGCGTTTCAACATGGTCTGGGTCTGCCCGCCCCTGGTGATCAGCCAGGAAGACCTCGACAAGGGGCTGGACGTGTACGAGGAAGCCCTGGCCCTGGTCGATGAGATGATTCAGGCTCCGGCCGCGGATTGA
- a CDS encoding CoA-acylating methylmalonate-semialdehyde dehydrogenase: MTISQDIKRISHWVNGTVTPSNSGRHGNVYNPATGEIQATVDFASTEELDHVIAVAKEAFKTWRSTPLSKRADILFKFRDLVDRNRLELAKLLTAEHGKVTSDALGEIARGLENVEFACGIPNLLKGNYSEQASTGVDVYSIPQPLGVVAGITPFNFPAMVPMWMFANAIGCGNTFILKPSEKDPSASLFMADLLKQAGLPDGVFNVVQGDKVAVDHLLSHKDIAAISFVGSTPIAQYVYETGTKHGKRVQALGGAKNHMLVLPDADINMAADAAVSAAYGSAGERCMAISVVVAVGGVGDQLVEAISERLPKLKVGPGNDPQSEMGPLITREHRDKVASYIAGAETQGAKVVVDGRSTEVPGNGFFLGVSLIDNVTPDMSCYQDEIFGPVLCVVRADTYEEGLNLINDNPYGNGTAIFTRDGGVARKFQFECNAGMVGVNVPIPVPVAYYSFGGWKASLFGDTHMYGPDGIKFFTRTKVVTSRWPDPSTSKVDLGFPQTR; encoded by the coding sequence ATGACCATCAGTCAGGACATCAAACGCATCAGCCACTGGGTGAACGGCACCGTCACCCCCAGCAACAGCGGACGGCACGGCAACGTGTACAATCCGGCCACCGGAGAAATTCAGGCCACCGTGGATTTTGCCAGCACAGAGGAACTGGATCATGTCATTGCAGTGGCTAAAGAGGCCTTCAAAACCTGGAGGAGCACCCCGCTCTCAAAACGGGCTGACATCCTGTTCAAGTTCCGGGATCTGGTGGACAGGAACCGTCTGGAACTGGCAAAATTGCTCACTGCTGAGCACGGGAAAGTCACCAGCGATGCTCTGGGCGAGATCGCCCGTGGTCTGGAGAACGTGGAGTTCGCCTGTGGGATTCCCAACCTGTTGAAAGGCAATTACAGCGAGCAGGCTTCCACAGGGGTGGATGTGTATTCCATTCCTCAGCCTCTGGGGGTGGTGGCAGGGATCACGCCGTTCAATTTCCCTGCGATGGTGCCCATGTGGATGTTTGCCAATGCCATTGGGTGCGGGAACACCTTCATCCTGAAGCCCAGTGAGAAGGACCCCAGTGCAAGCCTCTTCATGGCCGATCTGCTGAAACAGGCAGGACTCCCGGATGGGGTGTTCAACGTGGTGCAGGGCGATAAGGTGGCTGTGGACCATCTGCTGAGCCACAAGGACATTGCTGCCATCAGTTTTGTGGGTTCCACCCCGATTGCCCAGTACGTGTATGAAACCGGAACAAAACACGGCAAGCGGGTGCAGGCTCTGGGCGGTGCAAAAAACCACATGCTGGTCCTGCCCGATGCGGACATCAACATGGCTGCAGATGCTGCGGTCTCTGCTGCATACGGTTCTGCCGGAGAGCGCTGTATGGCCATCTCGGTGGTGGTCGCTGTGGGTGGGGTGGGAGATCAACTCGTCGAGGCCATTTCTGAGCGCCTCCCGAAACTCAAAGTAGGTCCAGGGAATGATCCCCAGAGCGAAATGGGACCTCTCATCACCAGAGAACACAGAGACAAAGTGGCCTCTTACATCGCAGGCGCAGAAACCCAGGGTGCCAAAGTGGTGGTGGATGGTCGCAGCACTGAAGTGCCTGGAAATGGCTTCTTCCTCGGGGTGAGCCTGATCGACAACGTGACGCCAGACATGTCCTGTTATCAGGATGAGATTTTCGGTCCGGTGCTGTGTGTGGTGCGTGCGGACACCTATGAGGAGGGCCTTAACCTCATCAACGACAACCCTTATGGCAACGGAACCGCCATCTTCACCCGCGATGGTGGGGTGGCCCGCAAGTTCCAGTTCGAGTGCAATGCTGGCATGGTCGGGGTGAATGTGCCCATTCCTGTTCCTGTGGCCTATTACAGCTTTGGAGGCTGGAAAGCCAGTCTGTTCGGGGACACCCACATGTACGGACCGGACGGCATCAAGTTCTTCACCCGCACCAAAGTGGTGACGAGCCGCTGGCCTGATCCGAGCACATCGAAAGTGGACCTCGGATTCCCGCAGACCCGCTAA